A stretch of DNA from Kazachstania africana CBS 2517 chromosome 3, complete genome:
TGTGTCAACTTCCAAACTTCGCCGAAAAAGAGCTCCAATGGATGAGAAAAAGCCATCTATTCCCTTACCAGATGATGTTCAATCAAAATTGGATAAGAAGCTAGGACCCGAGTATATCTCGAAGAGAATAGGTTTTGGTACGAGTAGAGTAGCATATTTGGAAGGATGGAGGGCCATCAACCTAGCTAACCAGATTTTTGGCTACAATGGTTGGTCCACTGAGGTTAAAAATGTCGTGATCGATTTCTTAGACGAAAGACAAGGTAAATATAGCATTGGTTGCAGTGCAATCGTAAGAGTCAGTCTTGCTGATGGGACCTATAGAGAGGATATTGGTTATGGTACCGTTGAAAACGAAAGAAGAAAGGCGGCTGCTTTTGAAAGGGCTAAAAAGTCCGCTGTTACAGATGCACTAAAAAGATCGTTAAGAGGTTTTGGTAATGCCCTTGGAAATTGTCTGTACGATAAGGATTTTTTAGCTAAAATCGATAAAGTGAAATTCGACCCACcagattttgatgaaggTAATCTATTTAGACCTACCGACGAACTAAGTGAATTGTCAAGATCTGCCACGACAGAAGGTGATTCCTTTCCAAATAAAAAGAGACAATTGACAAAGCCGGGTTCCACAATACAATACCCAAAAAATACAAAGCAAGAGCGCAATATTCAACTACCACAGCTTCAAGTTCAAAATCCGGCATCGAATTTAAATTCTAGCGACATGGCGGCCTTGTCAAATAGAAGTAGCAGAACTGTAATAACAAGGCAAGAAGCAGATGATTTGTTAGATGATTCATTTATGTTCAGTGATGATTTACAAGATGATGACCTTATAAATGTGGATAATAAAGACAGAAGTACCACGTTAAAAATGAAGGAGAATAATGAAGGAGTAACGTTTGTTTCCGCTAAGGGTGCCACCACTTTGCAGaataacaataaaataCCAGAAAATAGCATTTTTGATCCCAAATATCAAGCACAATCTATCAAACATACTATAGATCAGAGCACTTCAAAACATGTTCCAGCTAgtatattgaaagaaaagggCGTTAGTACATCAAGAACTGATCTTTATCAGAAATATGCACCAAAGGGTAAAGAACTGAATTCAAATACTAATTCAAGCACAGTTGATAGCAATAAGAATAATTCTGGAATGTCCGCACCTCCGATTAGTGCAACGGAGTCATCTTCCAGTATCAATGGCAATGCCACAGCGCCTACTAGACCCATTGCCGCAACAAATATAGCTAGTCCTACCGTAgcaaataataattcaagCAAATTTGCTCCACCTCCAAATGGGGTTGTTCATCCAAATTCCCATATACAACCACTACCTCAAAACAAATCAGCTAGAAGGGAGGTCGGAAGGCCTAAAGTAAACCCATTACAACTTAGGAAGCAAAATCCTTAAAAAGCATGTTTATATTTGAAGTTTTGAGTGACTGACAGTATAGTCTTCATATTCTGAAACTAACTCTCAACGATAATGGAACAACCATCATTTATTGCCTTTAAATATTCTCATTAAATACATTTTTTACTTTCCCTGACTTGTGTAATAATATATGGTAACTTACGTAACGTAAGTTTCGTATAACGATTATAAtactatatatatctgAAATAACAATTATATACTGATTTGCATACAAACGTTCACTTGACCGAGGAAAGTTGATAATATTACTACAAAAAGCCTGAGCACCATCTAATTCCCTCAATCATTTCCATTAGTGATATtttcgtcatcttcaagCGGGCCTATCCATTCAAGGCATTTCATGACTTCCCCATGTATTTCCACCAAATTTGTTTTGATATTTGTATTGGATCTCAACTCTTTTAATGCTTTCTCCCACAAATAATTCTTGTATTTCAAGTCCACTAGATCAGACAGGAATATGTCACGTAATTGCACTGTACTTAAATAGGCTGGGTCGGCATTTTGTTTTTTGGCTTTCTTGAGCCTCTCGATAGTCTTTTTAGCTAACTGTAcagtttctttcttctccttgaaatatttttttaggCTGACCTCTATAATTTTTATGAATGATAATGTAGCAACAAGGGCCCAAATTAGATATCTGAAATTGTAATAGGTTCTGTATACTTCACTTTCAAACTTGCATTTGAGGCTGATATATTTCTTGGACGATGAGCGAAAATGTCCGTTTTTTGATTTGGTTCTTGTTTGTGAAATATATCCTTCCTGTCCTTGAATCTCATGGGCTTGAATGTGTTTATCGGTATCGTTTGAAAAGTCGGGGTTATCATCGAATAACTGTTTAGATTTGTTAGTAATTTCATTCTTGTTtgatttaataaaaaataagtCATCATTACTCACTTGCCTCCATGTGATTTCtggtttttcttttaaaatttgaacaacTTCATCCCATAGCTCTGAAAACTCTTCCGCTTCAATCCATGGGGCGCGAGATTCATTAAATATTTCGTAAAGTTCATCTTCACTTAGGCCGCTTTCCAGATCATTATTGCTTTCGCCACACATAATTTGTgcattttttattcttaaaAATTCTAGTGATTTTTCGACCACTTCTTTAACTAATTGGTCTCTCTTATCATCCCTTTCACATTTATGACTGATTGGTATCAATccaaataaattgaatttggatCTTACCAGCTTGTGATCAGGCTTACATTTTAGTTTCATGTGAGGGTAGcaaattgaattttcagGACATGGTATGCATTCGGGCAGTAAAGGCACTAAAATGTTATCTAATGTGGAAGCTAGGGGGAAATGTGGATAtaaagtttcaaatttagaagTAGGTAATTCATGACCACAATAGCCAACCAATAATTTTTGCTCACGGTACCAAAGTCCCAGTAATATTGGTACCATTATGAAAGATAAAGCTAGAGAATTAAAGAAACAAGTCCTAATAAAACGAGCAAATGTTCTTGGCTTGGTATCTTCATGCCCATTTATAGCAGCAGTTtgttcatcatcatctgaGATGACCTCTAactcatcatcttctttaatttctaTATTGTCATCTAGGATATGTTTCACATCatacttttcttcttcttttcgacttcttgataaaattgGCTCTAGACCTTGTTTTATGTGTTGTTCTGTTAAGATTACATCTTTGGATCTTATAACTGGTGTCTTCTGtaattttggtaaattgGATTCTTTAGCCTTTTGCGCCAAGTCCTTTTTTGGATTGGTAAATGATCCTGACTCAGCACTTGAATTCTCGTCATGGTTGTCAATTTGATTCTGCATTTGTTTAACACGgttttcactttcttttACATCATCCTCATCTGGCAATTCTGGGGTCTTAATACGGCCAATTTGGAGATTGTCATCCATATCATTGTCAACATCAGTTATTTCCACTAATGGTTCACCCCTTTCAGGTTTACTGAAATCATATGCGGGAGACAATTGTTCGTTCAGTGAAGGTACGTTAGGAATTTTACTTGAAGAAGGTATGAAATCAGTAATGCTACTTTCATCAGATAACAAAGGGgaataatttgattttccTTCCTCGGTTGCCTCTGTggtatttttattttcttctagtGCCCTATGAAGTTGTTTAGCAAATGCAGGTGACACCTTCAAGTTATTAAAACTTGGAGATGCTTCATTTCCTTtatatgaaaaatctaAGTTATTTTTCGATGGTGTTGATGATGTTCTTTGTTGAGAttcaaacaattttgattctgtAAACTGAACTATTGAATCGGCTAAATCAGAATCAGAGGATGAGGATGacaattcaaatttgtcaATCATAAGTGCTCTTTCTGGGGATTTTGATGGACTTTTCTTCGATACTTTATCGATTATAGGTGTCATAGATTTAGAATCTTTTTTCgattttttgtttaaaGGAGTAGATGCATCTTTCAGAAACTCTTCATTAAGTTTTCTTCCAGTGGAGTTAGTTTCTGGATTAATAGcactttcattttctaaagattctctctttcttttctttttgattGTATTATCTGGGGTAATTCCTTTGATTCCGTTACTGCTTGGTTTCACATTTAGGTGTTTTTCCCTTAACTCAGGAATCAATGGAACAATATTTTCCTTGTATAATTCTAATAACTGAGATTTCTTAGAATGTGATGAATAGTCGATCGAATTTTCTGTTAAAATCCTTCTCAGATCAGTTACTTTTAAGGTCGATGTGTCAAAATCAGGATTTAAATAATCTAGATCCATGGTAAAAAgattaataataaaacttttttctttctcaaaCAAATATATGGATTTGTTAGACGATAAAACTTCCTTTACAATTGGTAAGTTATCATAAAAACGGCTcttaaattcaattgaatggAATAAGCtttgtttgtttttgttCAACTTAATTTCTCAAATCATCAACATTCATCGCGAATTCAACAACGAAATCTAATGGTACATAAAAAAACAACAGCGAAGCAGTTTCTCATTTGGAAATATGAGCCCTAACTGATTTTCCGGGCTTAGGCCGATTTTATGCGTTCGAGATTTGTTTGCCCTATTTTAAGTCATTAACTAACCCTAGGGTTTCTGTTCATCCCGTTTTGTGAACTAATAGGGTAATCTTACCCCAATGCGTTGATTTCGCCTGAAAAGGGAAGGTGTATTTgtcaatgatgaaaaaaaaaattatataaaaaggaatGGCTCTCGCACAATCTTGCCATCTGAGATACTTTTTTTGATGCTGGTGGGAATTTTCTACATAAAATCTAAATATAATCATTCATTTGTATCTTTCTATTACTTATTTCTCGTTTGTGATTGCAATTTCAGCTTTTTTCGTCTTCCTTTGCTGCACTTATTGACACttttttccatatttgTCAAATACTGTTCACAATCAATTATCCTCGATAATAACGGGTCTTAAAacaattttcttctgaaCCCTGTTTTCAAGTACGTTTTGTgagaaaatataaagatt
This window harbors:
- the SRC1 gene encoding Src1p (similar to Saccharomyces cerevisiae YDR458C and SRC1 (YML034W); ancestral locus Anc_5.577), with product MDLDYLNPDFDTSTLKVTDLRRILTENSIDYSSHSKKSQLLELYKENIVPLIPELREKHLNVKPSSNGIKGITPDNTIKKKRKRESLENESAINPETNSTGRKLNEEFLKDASTPLNKKSKKDSKSMTPIIDKVSKKSPSKSPERALMIDKFELSSSSSDSDLADSIVQFTESKLFESQQRTSSTPSKNNLDFSYKGNEASPSFNNLKVSPAFAKQLHRALEENKNTTEATEEGKSNYSPLLSDESSITDFIPSSSKIPNVPSLNEQLSPAYDFSKPERGEPLVEITDVDNDMDDNLQIGRIKTPELPDEDDVKESENRVKQMQNQIDNHDENSSAESGSFTNPKKDLAQKAKESNLPKLQKTPVIRSKDVILTEQHIKQGLEPILSRSRKEEEKYDVKHILDDNIEIKEDDELEVISDDDEQTAAINGHEDTKPRTFARFIRTCFFNSLALSFIMVPILLGLWYREQKLLVGYCGHELPTSKFETLYPHFPLASTLDNILVPLLPECIPCPENSICYPHMKLKCKPDHKLVRSKFNLFGLIPISHKCERDDKRDQLVKEVVEKSLEFLRIKNAQIMCGESNNDLESGLSEDELYEIFNESRAPWIEAEEFSELWDEVVQILKEKPEITWRQVSNDDLFFIKSNKNEITNKSKQLFDDNPDFSNDTDKHIQAHEIQGQEGYISQTRTKSKNGHFRSSSKKYISLKCKFESEVYRTYYNFRYLIWALVATLSFIKIIEVSLKKYFKEKKETVQLAKKTIERLKKAKKQNADPAYLSTVQLRDIFLSDLVDLKYKNYLWEKALKELRSNTNIKTNLVEIHGEVMKCLEWIGPLEDDENITNGND
- the RAD52 gene encoding recombinase RAD52 (similar to Saccharomyces cerevisiae RAD52 (YML032C); ancestral locus Anc_5.575) → MDEKKPSIPLPDDVQSKLDKKLGPEYISKRIGFGTSRVAYLEGWRAINLANQIFGYNGWSTEVKNVVIDFLDERQGKYSIGCSAIVRVSLADGTYREDIGYGTVENERRKAAAFERAKKSAVTDALKRSLRGFGNALGNCLYDKDFLAKIDKVKFDPPDFDEGNLFRPTDELSELSRSATTEGDSFPNKKRQLTKPGSTIQYPKNTKQERNIQLPQLQVQNPASNLNSSDMAALSNRSSRTVITRQEADDLLDDSFMFSDDLQDDDLINVDNKDRSTTLKMKENNEGVTFVSAKGATTLQNNNKIPENSIFDPKYQAQSIKHTIDQSTSKHVPASILKEKGVSTSRTDLYQKYAPKGKELNSNTNSSTVDSNKNNSGMSAPPISATESSSSINGNATAPTRPIAATNIASPTVANNNSSKFAPPPNGVVHPNSHIQPLPQNKSARREVGRPKVNPLQLRKQNP